One Pseudomonas entomophila genomic window carries:
- the phoB gene encoding phosphate regulon transcriptional regulator PhoB — MVGRNILIVDDEAPIREMIAVALEMAGYDCLEAENSQQAHAIIVDRKPDLILLDWMLPGTSGIELARRLKRDELTGDIPIIMLTAKGEEDNKIQGLEVGADDYITKPFSPRELVARLKAVLRRTGPSDSEAPIEVGGLLLDPISHRVTIDGRPAEMGPTEYRLLQFFMTHQERAYTRGQLLDQVWGGNVYVEERTVDVHIRRLRKALGEAYENLVQTVRGTGYRFSTKS, encoded by the coding sequence ATGGTTGGCAGAAACATTCTGATCGTCGACGACGAAGCGCCTATCCGCGAGATGATCGCCGTTGCATTGGAAATGGCCGGCTATGACTGCCTCGAGGCCGAGAACTCGCAGCAGGCCCACGCGATCATCGTCGACCGCAAGCCGGACCTGATCCTGCTCGACTGGATGCTCCCCGGCACTTCGGGCATCGAACTGGCCCGCCGCCTCAAGCGCGACGAGCTGACCGGCGACATCCCGATCATCATGCTCACCGCCAAGGGCGAAGAGGACAACAAGATCCAGGGCCTGGAAGTCGGCGCCGACGACTACATCACCAAGCCGTTCTCCCCTCGCGAGCTGGTGGCCCGGCTCAAGGCCGTGCTGCGCCGCACCGGCCCTAGCGACAGCGAAGCGCCGATCGAGGTCGGCGGCCTGCTGCTCGACCCGATCAGCCACCGCGTGACCATCGACGGCCGCCCCGCCGAAATGGGCCCCACCGAATACCGCCTGCTGCAGTTCTTCATGACCCACCAGGAGCGCGCCTACACCCGCGGCCAACTGCTCGACCAGGTCTGGGGCGGCAACGTCTACGTCGAGGAGCGCACCGTCGACGTGCACATCCGCCGCCTGCGCAAGGCGCTGGGTGAGGCCTACGAAAATCTGGTACAAACCGTCCGCGGCACCGGCTACCGCTTCTCGACCAAGAGCTGA
- a CDS encoding hemolysin family protein, whose protein sequence is MDPSPGISLTSLFADFGMILFALFLVLLNGFFVAAEFAMVKLRSTRVESIAELHGWRGSILRKVHNQLDAYLSACQLGITLASLGLGWVGEPAFAHLLEPLLAAVGVDTPELIKAISFFVAFFVISYLHIVVGELAPKSWAIRKPELLSLWTAVPLYLFYWAMYPAIYLLNASANTILRIAGQGEPGPHHEHHYSREELKLILHSSRGQDPSDQGMRVLASAVEMGELEVVDWANSREDMVSIDAHAPLKEILALVRRHKFSRYPLYDAEREEFTGLLHIKDLLLELAELEHLPETVDLDDLARPLERVSRHMPLAQLLEQFRKGGAHFVLVEEADGKVIGYLTMEDVLEVLVGDIQDEHRKTERGILAYQPGKLLVRGDTPLFKVERLLGIDLDHIEAETLAGLIYETLKRVPEEEEVLEVEGLRIIIKKMKGPKIVLAKVLKLD, encoded by the coding sequence ATGGACCCTTCCCCTGGTATCAGCCTCACCTCGTTGTTCGCCGATTTCGGCATGATTCTCTTTGCCCTGTTCCTGGTGCTGCTCAACGGCTTCTTCGTGGCCGCCGAGTTCGCCATGGTCAAGCTGCGTTCCACCCGGGTCGAATCCATCGCCGAGCTGCACGGCTGGCGTGGCAGCATCCTGCGCAAGGTACACAACCAACTCGACGCCTATCTCTCGGCCTGCCAGTTGGGCATCACCCTGGCTTCCCTGGGCCTGGGTTGGGTCGGCGAGCCGGCCTTCGCCCACCTGCTCGAGCCGTTGCTGGCCGCCGTGGGCGTGGATACCCCCGAGTTGATCAAGGCGATCTCGTTCTTTGTCGCCTTCTTCGTGATCTCGTACCTGCACATCGTGGTCGGCGAACTGGCCCCCAAATCCTGGGCCATCCGCAAGCCTGAGCTGCTGTCGCTGTGGACTGCGGTGCCGCTGTACCTGTTCTACTGGGCGATGTACCCGGCCATCTACCTGCTCAACGCCAGCGCCAACACCATCCTGCGCATCGCCGGGCAGGGTGAGCCTGGCCCGCACCACGAACACCACTACAGCCGCGAGGAGCTCAAGCTGATCCTGCACTCCAGCCGTGGCCAGGACCCGAGTGACCAAGGCATGCGCGTGCTGGCCTCGGCCGTGGAAATGGGCGAACTGGAGGTGGTCGACTGGGCCAACTCCCGCGAGGACATGGTCAGCATCGACGCCCATGCTCCGCTCAAGGAGATCCTGGCACTGGTGCGCCGGCACAAGTTCAGCCGCTACCCGCTGTACGACGCCGAGCGCGAGGAGTTCACCGGCCTGCTGCACATCAAGGACCTGCTGCTGGAGCTGGCCGAACTGGAGCACTTGCCCGAGACCGTCGACCTCGACGACCTGGCCCGCCCGCTGGAGCGTGTGTCGCGGCACATGCCGCTGGCGCAGTTGCTGGAGCAGTTCCGCAAAGGTGGCGCGCACTTCGTGCTGGTCGAGGAAGCCGACGGCAAGGTCATCGGCTACCTGACCATGGAAGATGTGCTGGAAGTGCTGGTGGGCGATATCCAGGACGAGCACCGCAAGACCGAGCGCGGCATCCTCGCCTACCAGCCGGGCAAGCTGCTGGTGCGCGGCGACACACCGCTGTTCAAGGTCGAGCGCCTGTTGGGCATCGACCTGGACCACATCGAGGCGGAAACCCTCGCCGGGTTGATCTACGAGACGCTCAAGCGCGTGCCCGAGGAAGAGGAAGTGCTGGAAGTCGAAGGCCTGCGCATCATCATCAAGAAGATGAAAGGGCCGAAGATCGTGCTGGCCAAGGTGCTCAAGCTCGATTGA
- a CDS encoding rubredoxin, with translation MKKWQCIVCGLIYDEAEGWPDDGIAPGTRWEDVPEDWLCPDCGVGKSDFEMIAIG, from the coding sequence ATGAAAAAGTGGCAATGCATTGTCTGTGGGCTGATCTATGACGAAGCCGAAGGTTGGCCGGATGATGGGATCGCCCCAGGTACCCGCTGGGAAGATGTGCCGGAAGACTGGCTGTGCCCCGACTGCGGCGTGGGCAAGAGCGACTTCGAAATGATCGCCATCGGCTGA
- the ubiA gene encoding 4-hydroxybenzoate octaprenyltransferase, with the protein MYLQLLKSLNRLHPRAWDFVQLSRMDRPIGIYLLLWPTLVAVWIAGNGSPSLKNVLIFALGVVLMRAAGCCINDFADRKVDGHVKRTADRPLASGRVKPREAVMLFALLVGVSFLLVLCTNATTVWLSFGAVALAFCYPFMKRYTYYPQVVLGAAYSWGIPMAFTAAGGELPASAWLLYIANLLWTVGYDTYYAMVDRDDDLKIGVKSTAILFGEADRVIILTLQLLSLGCLLLAGNRFDLGGWFHLGLLAAAVCFAWEFWSTRKLDREACFKAFLHNHWAGMLIFIGVVLDYALR; encoded by the coding sequence ATGTACCTGCAACTGCTCAAGTCGCTCAACCGCCTGCATCCGCGGGCCTGGGACTTCGTCCAGCTGAGCCGCATGGACCGACCGATCGGCATCTACCTGCTGCTGTGGCCGACGCTGGTGGCGGTCTGGATCGCCGGCAACGGTTCACCTAGCCTGAAGAACGTGCTGATCTTCGCTTTGGGCGTGGTGCTGATGCGCGCCGCCGGCTGCTGCATCAACGACTTCGCCGATCGCAAGGTGGACGGCCACGTCAAGCGCACCGCCGACCGACCGCTGGCCAGTGGCCGGGTCAAGCCACGCGAGGCCGTGATGTTGTTCGCCTTGCTGGTGGGGGTGAGCTTCCTGCTGGTGCTGTGCACCAACGCCACGACCGTGTGGCTGTCGTTCGGCGCCGTGGCCCTGGCGTTCTGCTACCCGTTCATGAAGCGCTACACCTACTACCCGCAAGTGGTGCTGGGCGCGGCCTATTCCTGGGGCATCCCCATGGCCTTCACCGCCGCGGGCGGCGAGCTGCCGGCCAGTGCCTGGCTGCTGTACATCGCCAACCTGCTGTGGACGGTGGGCTACGACACCTACTACGCCATGGTCGACCGCGACGATGACCTGAAGATCGGGGTGAAGTCCACGGCGATCCTGTTCGGCGAAGCTGACCGGGTGATCATTCTGACCTTGCAGTTGCTGTCGCTGGGTTGCCTGCTGCTGGCGGGCAATCGCTTCGACCTGGGCGGTTGGTTCCACCTGGGGCTGCTGGCGGCGGCGGTGTGCTTTGCCTGGGAGTTCTGGTCGACGCGCAAGCTGGACCGTGAGGCGTGCTTCAAGGCGTTCCTGCACAACCATTGGGCGGGGATGCTGATCTTCATCGGGGTGGTACTGGACTACGCCTTGCGTTGA
- a CDS encoding NAD(P)/FAD-dependent oxidoreductase: MTSPVVIIGTGLAGYNLAREFRKLDGETPLLLITADDGRSYSKPMLSTGFAKQKDADGLCMAEPGAMAEQLKAEIRTHTRISGIDPGHKRLWIGEEAVEYRDLVLAWGAQTVQVPVEGDAGELIFPINDLEDYARFRAAAAGKQRVLILGAGLIGCEFANDLTLGGLQCEVVAPCEQVMPTLLHPAAAAAVQAGLEGLGVRFHLGPVLTRLLHAGKGLAAHLSDGRVIACDLVVSAIGLRPRTDLAAAAGLQVNRGVVVDRQLRTSHANIFALGDCAEVEGINLLYVMPLMTCARALAQTLAGNPTAVSYGPMPVTVKTPACPLVVSPPPYGQEGTWQVEGQGADLKVLCHGADGQLLGYALTGGAVMEKLALNKQLPALMA; the protein is encoded by the coding sequence ATGACGTCCCCCGTGGTGATCATCGGTACCGGCCTGGCCGGCTACAACCTGGCGCGAGAGTTTCGCAAGCTGGACGGCGAGACGCCTTTGTTGCTGATCACCGCCGACGACGGTCGTTCCTACTCCAAGCCCATGCTCTCGACCGGCTTCGCCAAGCAGAAGGACGCCGACGGCCTGTGCATGGCCGAGCCCGGTGCCATGGCCGAGCAGCTCAAGGCCGAGATCCGCACCCATACCCGTATCAGCGGCATCGACCCGGGCCACAAGCGCCTGTGGATCGGCGAGGAAGCGGTCGAGTACCGCGACCTGGTGCTGGCCTGGGGCGCACAGACCGTGCAGGTGCCGGTTGAAGGCGATGCCGGCGAGTTGATCTTCCCGATCAACGACCTTGAAGACTACGCACGCTTCCGCGCTGCCGCCGCAGGCAAGCAACGCGTACTGATCCTGGGGGCTGGCCTGATCGGCTGCGAGTTTGCCAACGACCTGACCCTGGGTGGGTTGCAATGCGAAGTTGTCGCCCCGTGTGAGCAGGTCATGCCGACCCTGTTGCACCCAGCCGCCGCCGCTGCCGTGCAGGCCGGCCTGGAGGGGTTGGGCGTACGCTTCCACTTGGGCCCGGTGTTGACCCGCCTGCTGCACGCCGGGAAGGGACTCGCAGCACACCTGTCAGATGGCCGTGTGATCGCCTGCGACCTGGTGGTCTCGGCCATCGGCCTGCGCCCGCGCACTGACCTGGCCGCCGCTGCGGGCCTGCAGGTCAACCGCGGCGTGGTGGTCGACCGCCAGCTGCGCACCTCCCATGCCAATATTTTCGCCTTGGGGGATTGCGCCGAGGTCGAGGGCATCAACCTGCTGTACGTCATGCCGCTGATGACCTGCGCCCGCGCCCTGGCCCAGACCCTGGCCGGCAACCCGACGGCGGTCAGCTACGGGCCGATGCCCGTCACCGTGAAGACACCAGCCTGCCCGCTGGTGGTGTCGCCACCCCCTTATGGCCAAGAGGGAACCTGGCAAGTGGAAGGCCAGGGCGCCGACCTCAAGGTGCTCTGCCACGGTGCCGACGGCCAGTTGCTGGGCTACGCGCTGACCGGCGGTGCGGTGATGGAGAAACTGGCGCTGAACAAGCAGTTGCCAGCCCTGATGGCGTAA
- a CDS encoding helicase translates to MKFRFLLWAMGLLMAKASRNNPAFQQQLQDKDLVFQMQTLDGKVARHFIVSNQRISSKGGLHPQPAFAIAFKDAAYGFATLQAGNKQLAFMQGIQDKSIQIKGNPALVIWFQGLMKYLKPKKKV, encoded by the coding sequence ATGAAGTTTCGTTTTCTTCTCTGGGCCATGGGCTTGCTGATGGCCAAGGCCAGCCGCAACAACCCGGCGTTCCAGCAGCAACTGCAGGACAAGGACCTGGTCTTCCAGATGCAGACGCTCGACGGCAAGGTTGCCCGGCACTTCATCGTCAGCAACCAACGCATCAGCAGCAAGGGTGGACTGCACCCGCAGCCGGCTTTCGCCATCGCCTTCAAGGACGCCGCCTACGGCTTCGCCACGCTGCAGGCCGGTAACAAGCAGCTGGCGTTCATGCAGGGGATTCAGGACAAGAGCATCCAGATCAAAGGCAACCCGGCGCTGGTGATCTGGTTCCAAGGCTTGATGAAGTACCTGAAGCCGAAGAAGAAAGTGTAG
- a CDS encoding HDOD domain-containing protein: MTEVALDTATPTAPSVIRLLLDKLGVTYREVPDHPQQPAASRVQAALLDDEIGAMLVLFPQSQLLDLKRFEELTGRNLTAVPLKRLNQMLDKHHLKTLPAIPALTSSPCQYEKCLLDNDKLLIQSGETGVLLEIERAAFRKLLAKASASSFGQEVKDIRPNLDRPHDDSQEITKAVQEFTARRIQKRLEETIEIPPLADTAQKIIKLRVDPDASIDDITGVVETDPALAAQVVSWAASPYYASPGKIRSVEDAIVRVLGFDLVINLALGLALGKTLSLPKDHPQQATPYWQQSIYTAAVIEGLTRAMPRAERPEAGLTYLAGLLHNFGYLLLAHVFPPHFSLICRHLEVNPHLCHSYVEQHLLGISREQIGAWLMKLWDMPDELTTALRFQHDPSYDGEHAAFPNLVCLAIRLLRTRGIGSGPQDDIPEALLDRLGLTREKADEVVNKVLEAEALLRELASQFQMPHSH; encoded by the coding sequence ATGACTGAAGTTGCCCTGGATACCGCAACCCCAACCGCACCGTCTGTCATCCGGCTGTTGCTCGACAAACTCGGCGTAACCTATCGCGAGGTGCCCGATCACCCGCAACAGCCTGCCGCCTCTCGGGTGCAGGCAGCCCTGCTCGACGATGAGATCGGCGCCATGCTGGTGCTGTTCCCGCAGAGCCAGCTGCTGGACCTCAAGCGCTTTGAAGAGCTGACCGGCCGCAACCTCACGGCGGTGCCGTTGAAGCGTCTGAACCAGATGCTCGACAAACACCACCTCAAGACGCTACCGGCCATCCCTGCCCTGACCAGCTCGCCCTGCCAGTATGAAAAATGCCTGCTCGACAACGACAAGCTGCTGATCCAGTCCGGTGAAACCGGGGTGTTGCTGGAAATCGAACGGGCCGCCTTCCGCAAGCTGCTCGCCAAGGCCAGCGCCAGCTCGTTCGGCCAAGAGGTGAAGGACATCCGCCCGAACCTCGACCGTCCGCATGACGACTCCCAGGAAATCACCAAGGCGGTGCAAGAGTTCACTGCCCGGCGCATCCAGAAGCGCCTGGAAGAAACCATCGAGATCCCGCCACTGGCCGACACCGCGCAGAAGATCATCAAGCTGCGCGTCGACCCCGACGCGAGCATCGACGACATCACCGGCGTGGTGGAAACCGACCCGGCCCTGGCCGCCCAGGTGGTCAGCTGGGCGGCATCGCCCTACTACGCCTCGCCGGGCAAGATCCGTTCGGTGGAAGATGCCATCGTCCGCGTGCTGGGCTTCGACCTGGTGATCAACTTGGCCCTGGGGCTGGCGCTGGGCAAGACCCTCAGCCTGCCAAAGGATCATCCGCAGCAAGCCACACCATACTGGCAGCAGTCGATCTACACCGCGGCGGTAATCGAAGGCTTGACCCGCGCGATGCCGCGCGCCGAGCGCCCGGAGGCCGGCCTCACCTACCTGGCCGGGCTACTGCACAACTTCGGTTATTTGCTGCTGGCCCATGTGTTCCCGCCACACTTCTCGCTGATCTGCCGCCATCTGGAGGTTAACCCGCACCTGTGCCACAGCTATGTGGAGCAGCATTTGCTGGGGATCAGCCGCGAGCAGATCGGCGCCTGGTTGATGAAACTGTGGGACATGCCCGATGAGCTGACCACCGCGCTGCGCTTCCAGCACGACCCATCCTACGACGGCGAACACGCGGCGTTCCCCAACCTGGTGTGTCTGGCCATCCGCCTGCTGCGAACCCGGGGGATCGGCTCGGGGCCGCAGGACGATATCCCTGAAGCGCTGCTCGATCGCCTGGGGCTGACCCGCGAAAAGGCCGATGAAGTGGTGAACAAGGTACTGGAGGCCGAAGCGTTGCTGCGTGAGCTGGCTTCGCAGTTCCAGATGCCGCATTCGCATTAA
- a CDS encoding COG4315 family predicted lipoprotein: MTRHTLSWMALCAALAVPGVASAHHAMEKDGMWVDQNGMTLYTFDKDAGGKSMCNGDCAGNWPPLKVQDGEKADGKWSQIKRDDGSMQWAYDGKPLYTFVKDKKAGDMTGDGMKGVWHVAKP, from the coding sequence ATGACACGACATACGCTGAGCTGGATGGCCCTTTGCGCTGCGCTGGCAGTGCCGGGGGTGGCGTCGGCTCATCACGCCATGGAAAAAGACGGCATGTGGGTCGATCAAAACGGCATGACGCTGTACACCTTCGACAAGGATGCCGGCGGCAAGTCGATGTGCAACGGCGACTGCGCCGGCAACTGGCCGCCGCTGAAGGTCCAGGATGGCGAAAAGGCAGACGGCAAGTGGTCGCAGATCAAGCGTGACGATGGTTCCATGCAGTGGGCCTACGACGGCAAGCCGCTGTACACCTTCGTCAAGGACAAGAAGGCCGGGGACATGACCGGCGATGGCATGAAGGGTGTCTGGCACGTGGCCAAGCCCTGA
- a CDS encoding HU family DNA-binding protein, whose translation MRKPELAAVIAEKADLTKEKANTVLNAILDSITGALDKDTVTLVGFGTFEKRHRGARTGKNPQTGEPVKIKASNTVAFKPGKNLRDSVNAPAKPAKKK comes from the coding sequence ATGCGTAAACCAGAACTCGCCGCCGTCATCGCCGAAAAGGCCGATCTGACCAAGGAAAAGGCCAACACTGTCCTGAACGCGATTCTCGATAGCATCACCGGCGCGCTCGACAAGGATACCGTCACCCTGGTCGGTTTCGGTACCTTCGAAAAGCGCCACCGTGGCGCCCGCACAGGCAAGAACCCGCAGACCGGTGAGCCAGTCAAGATCAAGGCCAGCAACACTGTTGCCTTCAAACCGGGCAAGAACCTGCGCGACAGTGTCAACGCCCCGGCCAAGCCTGCCAAGAAAAAGTGA
- the phoR gene encoding phosphate regulon sensor histidine kinase PhoR has protein sequence MLLLITACLIGGLVSGYYGWSLAIGLAFYLGWTLKQLLRLHDWLRNHQPDEAPPDGYGLWGEVFDSIYHLQRRDQRVRGRLQAVIDRVQESTAALRDAVIMLDSDGNLEWWNRAAETLLGFKTPQDGGQPVTNLVRHPRFKEYFESENYAEPLEIPSPINDRLRVQLHLTRYGNNEHLMLVRDVTRIHQLEQMRKDFVANVSHELRTPLTVITGYLETLLDNVEDVNPRWSRALQQMSAQGSRMQTLLNDLLLLAKLEATDYPSDNQPVLVDTLLSAIKNDAQALSGPRNQRITLEAAPGIRLKGSESELRSAFSNLVFNAVKYTQDEGNIRIRWWADEQGAHLSVQDSGVGIEAKHLPRLTERFYRVDSSRASNTGGTGLGLAIVKHVLMRHRGRLEISSVPGHGSTFTCHFAPAQLAVSKA, from the coding sequence ATGCTCCTGCTGATCACCGCCTGCCTGATCGGCGGGCTGGTCAGCGGCTACTACGGCTGGAGCCTGGCCATCGGCCTGGCGTTCTACCTGGGCTGGACGCTCAAGCAGTTGCTGCGCCTGCACGACTGGCTGCGCAACCATCAGCCCGACGAGGCCCCGCCCGACGGCTACGGCCTGTGGGGCGAGGTGTTCGACAGCATCTACCACCTGCAACGCCGCGACCAGCGCGTGCGCGGCCGCCTGCAGGCGGTGATCGACCGGGTCCAGGAGTCCACCGCGGCCCTGCGTGACGCGGTGATCATGCTCGACAGCGACGGCAACCTGGAATGGTGGAACCGCGCCGCCGAAACACTGTTGGGCTTCAAGACCCCGCAGGACGGCGGCCAGCCGGTCACCAACCTGGTACGCCACCCCCGGTTCAAGGAGTACTTCGAGTCGGAGAACTACGCCGAGCCGCTGGAGATCCCCTCCCCGATCAACGACCGCCTGCGGGTGCAACTGCACCTGACCCGCTACGGCAACAACGAGCACCTGATGCTGGTGCGCGACGTCACCCGCATCCACCAGCTCGAGCAGATGCGCAAGGACTTCGTCGCCAACGTCTCCCACGAGCTGCGCACGCCGTTGACGGTGATTACCGGCTACCTGGAGACGCTGCTGGACAACGTCGAGGACGTGAACCCACGCTGGAGCCGCGCCCTGCAGCAGATGAGCGCGCAAGGTTCGCGCATGCAGACCCTGCTCAACGACCTGCTGCTGCTGGCCAAGCTCGAAGCCACCGACTATCCGTCGGACAACCAGCCGGTGCTGGTCGACACCCTGCTCAGCGCCATCAAGAACGACGCCCAGGCCCTGTCAGGCCCGCGCAACCAGCGCATCACTCTCGAAGCCGCGCCTGGCATTCGCCTGAAGGGCAGCGAGTCGGAGCTGCGCAGCGCGTTTTCCAACCTGGTGTTCAACGCGGTCAAGTACACCCAGGACGAAGGCAACATCCGTATCCGCTGGTGGGCCGACGAACAGGGTGCACACCTGTCGGTGCAGGATTCAGGGGTGGGCATCGAGGCCAAGCACCTGCCGCGCCTGACCGAGCGCTTCTACCGGGTCGACTCCAGCCGCGCCTCCAACACCGGCGGCACCGGGCTGGGGCTGGCGATCGTCAAGCACGTGCTGATGCGCCATCGCGGGCGCCTTGAGATCAGCAGCGTGCCGGGGCATGGCAGCACCTTCACCTGTCACTTTGCGCCGGCACAATTGGCGGTGAGCAAGGCCTGA
- a CDS encoding chorismate--pyruvate lyase family protein, which produces MPYETPQAAAVAWLPYPQLATTLDQPTLDWLFDEGSLTRRLTRLSHDHFSVTPLFEGWQPLRDDECAALGLAPGEEGWVREVYLRGHGQPWVFARSVAGRSVLERGGLDLETLGSRSLGELLFCDQAFIRHPLEACRYPQAWLPTEVAHEGLWGRRSRFERNGLDLLVAEVFLPALWQAAKEETR; this is translated from the coding sequence GTGCCGTACGAAACCCCGCAAGCAGCCGCTGTCGCGTGGCTGCCGTATCCACAGCTGGCGACCACCCTCGACCAGCCAACCCTCGACTGGCTGTTCGACGAGGGCTCCCTGACCCGCCGCCTGACCCGCCTCTCCCACGACCACTTCAGCGTCACGCCCCTGTTCGAGGGCTGGCAACCGCTGCGCGACGACGAGTGCGCCGCCCTGGGCCTGGCGCCCGGCGAGGAAGGCTGGGTGCGCGAAGTCTACCTGCGTGGCCATGGCCAACCTTGGGTGTTCGCCCGCAGCGTGGCCGGGCGCAGCGTGCTGGAACGTGGCGGCCTGGACCTTGAAACACTCGGCAGTCGCTCGCTGGGCGAGCTACTGTTCTGCGACCAGGCGTTCATCCGCCACCCCCTCGAGGCCTGCCGTTATCCACAAGCCTGGCTGCCCACCGAAGTGGCCCATGAAGGATTGTGGGGGCGGCGCTCGCGCTTCGAGCGCAACGGCCTCGACCTGCTGGTGGCCGAGGTGTTCCTGCCAGCGCTCTGGCAAGCGGCCAAGGAGGAAACCCGCTGA